In a single window of the Limnohabitans sp. 2KL-27 genome:
- a CDS encoding fumarylacetoacetate hydrolase family protein, which yields MKLATYKDGSRDGQLVVVSRDLSTAHYATGIASKMQQLLDDWNFLSPQLEDLYTTLNQGKARHAFPFDPAQCMAPLPRAYQWADGSAYLNHVELVRAARNSEVPSSFYTDPLMYQGGSDDFLGPCDPVVCASEAFGIDFEAEIAVITGDVPMQTSAEDAIEGVRLIMLANDVSLRNLIPNELAKGFGFFQSKPATAFSPVAITPDELGDAWHGGRVHLTLQSTWNGRKVGMCEAGPEMTFHFGQLIAHICKTRNVRAGSIVGSGTVSNKSVEVNGQPAWPKGYSCIAEKRAIETILDGQPSTEFMKYGDTIRIEMKGLTGESVFGAIEQEVVPLER from the coding sequence ATGAAACTGGCGACCTACAAAGACGGCTCACGCGACGGACAACTGGTGGTGGTCTCGCGCGACCTGAGCACCGCCCATTATGCGACCGGCATCGCCAGCAAAATGCAACAGCTGCTGGACGACTGGAACTTTCTGTCTCCCCAGTTGGAAGACCTGTACACCACCCTGAACCAGGGCAAAGCCCGCCACGCGTTTCCGTTTGACCCGGCGCAATGCATGGCGCCACTGCCCCGCGCCTACCAGTGGGCCGATGGTTCGGCCTACCTGAACCACGTGGAGCTCGTGCGTGCGGCGCGCAACTCCGAAGTGCCCAGCAGCTTTTACACCGACCCGCTGATGTACCAAGGCGGCAGCGATGATTTTCTGGGCCCCTGTGACCCGGTGGTGTGCGCCAGCGAAGCCTTTGGCATCGACTTCGAGGCTGAAATCGCCGTCATCACCGGCGACGTGCCCATGCAAACCAGCGCCGAAGATGCCATCGAAGGCGTGCGCCTCATCATGCTCGCCAACGACGTGAGCTTGCGCAACCTGATCCCGAACGAATTGGCCAAAGGGTTTGGATTCTTCCAGAGCAAACCCGCCACCGCCTTCAGCCCCGTGGCCATCACGCCCGACGAGTTGGGCGACGCCTGGCATGGCGGCCGCGTGCACCTGACGCTGCAATCCACTTGGAACGGCCGCAAAGTCGGCATGTGCGAAGCGGGGCCCGAAATGACCTTCCACTTTGGTCAGCTGATCGCCCACATCTGCAAGACGCGCAATGTGCGCGCCGGCTCCATCGTGGGCAGCGGCACCGTGAGCAACAAGAGCGTGGAAGTGAATGGCCAACCCGCGTGGCCCAAGGGTTACAGCTGCATCGCTGAAAAACGCGCGATTGAAACCATCCTGGATGGCCAACCCAGCACCGAATTCATGAAATACGGCGACACCATCCGCATCGAGATGAAGGGCTTGACTGGCGAGAGTGTGTTCGGGGCGATCGAGCAAGAAGTGGTGCCGCTCGAGCGCTGA
- a CDS encoding DUF3567 domain-containing protein, whose amino-acid sequence MNLLYESETFAVMHVLANAPAEPAPVTSPPLLERHGFEIVDKRSGKEVYLDGSWAEMFQQQIQAWQQHTPTQEEVEDTLEGYTGLAQQPVVVH is encoded by the coding sequence ATGAACCTGCTCTACGAATCCGAAACCTTTGCCGTGATGCATGTGTTGGCCAACGCACCTGCCGAACCGGCCCCCGTGACCAGCCCACCCCTGCTGGAACGCCATGGTTTTGAAATCGTGGACAAGCGCTCAGGCAAAGAGGTGTATCTGGACGGCTCGTGGGCTGAAATGTTTCAACAGCAAATCCAGGCCTGGCAGCAGCACACCCCGACGCAGGAAGAAGTCGAAGACACGCTCGAAGGCTACACCGGCTTGGCCCAGCAACCGGTCGTGGTGCACTGA
- the mreC gene encoding rod shape-determining protein MreC, producing MALDTFERSAPPIFRQGLSATSKLVLLSLLSILLMASDHRFQISQPLRSGVAVLLAPLQWLSLQPGRALSGLGQYFGDLEAAQDAAQTFQTRTIAQAKRLQQVEQLTQENTQLRELLDLREQMAGPSKAVEVLYDSADPYTDRIVVDRGQVAGIVQGSAVIDVGGVVGQVTRVYPLVSEVTLLTDRGQSIPVMNARTGSRHVAVGNPAIPGGALELKFVPSGTDVKPGDLLTTSGIDGVYPPGLHVGQVSQIDRRVDSSFARVHATPSAQPRGRHLLVLMPVKDWPTVPTAAPEPKRSGKGRPAAAAPSGGKP from the coding sequence ATGGCTCTGGATACCTTTGAACGCAGTGCTCCGCCGATCTTTCGGCAGGGCTTGTCTGCGACTTCCAAACTGGTGCTGCTGTCCTTGCTGTCCATTTTGTTGATGGCCTCGGACCACCGTTTTCAGATCTCGCAACCCCTGCGATCGGGCGTTGCCGTTCTGCTGGCCCCTTTGCAATGGCTCTCTCTTCAACCCGGGCGTGCACTGAGCGGTTTGGGTCAATACTTTGGCGATTTGGAAGCCGCGCAGGATGCTGCCCAAACCTTCCAGACCCGCACCATTGCCCAAGCCAAGCGCCTGCAGCAAGTCGAACAGCTGACCCAGGAAAACACCCAGTTGCGTGAGCTGCTGGATTTGCGCGAGCAAATGGCAGGACCGTCGAAGGCCGTCGAGGTGCTCTACGACTCGGCAGACCCTTACACCGACCGCATCGTGGTGGACCGAGGGCAAGTCGCGGGCATCGTGCAAGGCTCGGCGGTCATTGATGTGGGTGGCGTGGTGGGGCAAGTCACGCGTGTGTACCCCTTGGTCAGCGAGGTGACACTGCTGACCGACCGAGGCCAAAGCATTCCGGTCATGAACGCGCGCACCGGCAGTCGCCATGTGGCCGTGGGCAATCCGGCTATACCGGGTGGTGCATTGGAGCTGAAGTTCGTCCCTTCAGGAACAGATGTCAAGCCCGGTGATTTGCTCACCACCAGTGGCATTGATGGTGTGTACCCCCCGGGTTTGCATGTGGGACAAGTCAGCCAGATTGACCGCCGTGTGGACTCTTCATTTGCGCGCGTGCATGCCACCCCGTCAGCCCAACCGCGAGGGCGCCATTTGTTGGTGTTGATGCCGGTGAAAGACTGGCCCACTGTGCCCACGGCAGCGCCAGAGCCCAAGCGCAGCGGCAAAGGCCGACCCGCTGCCGCTGCCCCATCAGGAGGCAAACCATGA
- a CDS encoding DUF3108 domain-containing protein — translation MPAHSSAKASSIGTAQPSRRPPLSLVAAVLAVHMALVLGLSGTLEWRLQTAEPIRVAPMQTRWVPPTPAPTLSPVQAAAPQARTRVATEPKAAPAPDPTPATPPAPPVDVAMANDSAMAEPTSAPTPQTTPEPTPSASDALSASEKAQEIGASPAPASPLVPEASSASAAVPADTASTALPPIPLGALPPPVLLSYRLTGQDKGLNYHASGELRWQHNETAYALGLSVKAFLVGTRHWRSQGDITSAGLAPNRFSDSWRNERAAHFDRMQNRVIFSNNAPVAVLEAGAQDQISLYVQLAAAMAGEPQRFQPGTRLLLQTATIRDALPWLLTLGAPETLQLNGQAVSTLKWVCQPRNRFDATVEFWVSAQHAWMPVRIRITQVSGSYIDLVMRGQEALPPLPASAPAGEKTTPS, via the coding sequence GTGCCTGCACATTCCAGCGCCAAAGCCAGCTCAATCGGGACAGCGCAGCCATCGCGCCGTCCACCGCTGTCGCTGGTGGCTGCCGTGCTGGCCGTGCACATGGCTTTGGTCTTGGGCCTGAGCGGCACGCTGGAGTGGCGGCTGCAAACGGCAGAACCGATCCGCGTCGCCCCCATGCAAACCCGGTGGGTGCCGCCCACACCCGCGCCAACACTCTCGCCTGTGCAAGCCGCTGCCCCCCAAGCTCGCACCCGGGTGGCGACCGAGCCCAAAGCCGCACCGGCACCAGACCCGACACCAGCAACGCCGCCCGCCCCACCCGTCGATGTGGCCATGGCCAACGACAGCGCCATGGCCGAGCCCACCTCTGCGCCCACACCTCAAACAACACCTGAGCCCACGCCATCAGCCTCTGACGCGTTGTCAGCTTCAGAAAAAGCACAAGAAATCGGCGCCAGTCCTGCGCCAGCCAGCCCTTTGGTCCCCGAAGCATCCTCAGCATCTGCAGCAGTCCCCGCCGACACAGCCAGCACCGCTTTACCGCCCATACCGCTGGGCGCACTGCCACCCCCGGTTTTGTTGAGCTACCGCCTGACGGGCCAGGACAAGGGCTTGAATTACCACGCCAGCGGTGAATTGAGGTGGCAGCACAACGAGACGGCTTATGCCTTGGGCCTGTCGGTGAAGGCATTTTTGGTGGGCACCCGCCACTGGCGCAGCCAGGGCGACATCACCAGCGCAGGCCTGGCCCCCAACCGTTTCTCGGACAGCTGGCGCAACGAGCGGGCCGCCCACTTTGACCGCATGCAAAACCGGGTGATCTTCAGCAACAACGCCCCGGTGGCCGTGCTCGAAGCGGGTGCACAAGACCAGATCAGCCTGTATGTGCAACTGGCCGCAGCCATGGCCGGTGAGCCCCAGCGCTTCCAACCCGGCACGCGTTTGCTGCTGCAAACCGCCACCATCCGGGACGCTCTGCCTTGGCTGTTGACTCTGGGGGCGCCTGAAACCCTGCAACTGAACGGACAAGCCGTCTCCACCCTCAAATGGGTGTGTCAGCCGCGCAACCGCTTCGACGCCACAGTCGAGTTCTGGGTCTCTGCACAGCACGCCTGGATGCCTGTTCGCATCCGCATCACCCAGGTCAGCGGCAGCTACATCGATTTGGTGATGCGCGGCCAAGAAGCCTTGCCCCCACTGCCCGCTTCGGCCCCTGCCGGAGAAAAAACCACACCATCTTGA
- the gatA gene encoding Asp-tRNA(Asn)/Glu-tRNA(Gln) amidotransferase subunit GatA — MSDLHNLSVKALASLLQTQEVSAVEVATRFLARMGGNPHNAFLDIDSEVTLAQARASDAKIAGGTAGPLEGVPVAHKDVFVTRDFATTAGSKILSGYRSPFDATVVQRLRSAGMVTLGKLNCDEFAMGSANENSAFGPVQNPWDTARVPGGSSGGSAAAVAAGLAPAATGTDTGGSIRQPASFCGITGIKPTYGRASRYGMIAYASSLDQAGPMARSAEDCALLLSAMCGPDLDRDSTSLDVAAENFTASLNNSLEGLRIGIPKEFFGEGLHADVRAAVDGALREYEKLGAKLVPISLPRTELSIPVYYIIAPAEASSNLSRFDGVKFGHRANDYVDLVDMYKKSRAEGFGNEVKRRIMTGAYVLSHGYYDAYYLQAQKIRRMIADDFQNAFKECDVIAGPVAPSVAWKFGENANDPVADYLADIFTLPASLAGLPGMSVPAGFGAGGMPVGLQLIGNYFKEAQLLNAAHRLQQATDFHLRKPEGV, encoded by the coding sequence ATGAGTGACCTGCACAACCTCAGCGTGAAAGCGTTGGCATCCCTGTTACAGACCCAAGAAGTCAGCGCCGTCGAAGTGGCCACGCGCTTTTTGGCCCGCATGGGCGGCAACCCGCACAACGCCTTTCTGGACATCGACAGCGAAGTGACGCTGGCCCAAGCCCGCGCATCCGACGCCAAAATTGCTGGCGGCACGGCAGGCCCCTTAGAAGGCGTTCCGGTGGCGCACAAAGACGTGTTCGTGACGCGGGATTTCGCCACCACAGCGGGCTCCAAAATCCTGAGCGGCTACCGCTCGCCGTTTGACGCCACCGTCGTACAGCGCCTTCGCTCCGCAGGCATGGTCACATTGGGCAAGCTCAACTGCGACGAGTTCGCCATGGGCTCGGCCAACGAAAACTCAGCCTTCGGCCCGGTGCAAAACCCCTGGGACACGGCCCGCGTGCCCGGCGGCTCATCGGGTGGCAGCGCCGCCGCCGTGGCCGCCGGCCTGGCGCCCGCTGCGACCGGCACCGACACCGGTGGCTCGATCCGCCAGCCTGCCAGCTTTTGCGGCATCACTGGCATCAAGCCCACCTATGGCCGCGCCTCTCGCTACGGCATGATCGCCTACGCCTCCAGCTTGGACCAGGCCGGTCCCATGGCCCGCAGCGCCGAAGACTGCGCCTTGCTGCTCAGCGCCATGTGCGGCCCGGACCTCGACCGCGATTCCACCTCGCTGGACGTGGCTGCCGAAAATTTCACCGCCTCCTTGAACAACTCGCTCGAAGGCCTGCGCATTGGCATTCCGAAAGAATTCTTTGGCGAAGGGCTGCACGCCGATGTGCGCGCTGCGGTGGATGGCGCTTTGCGCGAATACGAAAAGCTGGGCGCAAAACTCGTGCCCATCAGCCTGCCGCGCACCGAGTTGTCGATTCCGGTGTACTACATCATTGCCCCCGCCGAGGCCAGCTCCAACCTCAGCCGCTTCGATGGCGTGAAGTTCGGTCACCGCGCCAACGACTATGTGGACCTGGTGGACATGTACAAAAAGTCCCGCGCCGAAGGCTTTGGCAACGAGGTCAAACGCCGCATCATGACCGGCGCCTACGTGCTCTCGCACGGGTACTACGACGCCTACTACCTGCAGGCGCAAAAAATCCGGCGCATGATCGCCGACGACTTCCAAAACGCGTTCAAAGAATGCGATGTGATCGCCGGCCCCGTGGCCCCATCGGTGGCTTGGAAGTTTGGCGAGAACGCCAACGACCCGGTGGCCGACTACCTGGCCGACATCTTCACCCTGCCCGCTTCGCTGGCAGGCCTGCCCGGCATGAGCGTGCCCGCCGGCTTTGGCGCGGGCGGCATGCCCGTGGGCCTGCAACTGATCGGCAACTACTTCAAAGAAGCCCAGCTGCTGAACGCTGCACACCGCCTGCAACAAGCCACCGATTTCCACCTTCGCAAGCCGGAGGGCGTTTAA
- the gatC gene encoding Asp-tRNA(Asn)/Glu-tRNA(Gln) amidotransferase subunit GatC, producing the protein MSLTPQDIARIANLARLELKPDESERMLTQINGFFGMVKAMQAVDTTGITPMAHPVAAIQDITLRLRPDVASEPNQRELNQQSAPAVERGLFLVPKVIE; encoded by the coding sequence ATGTCCCTGACCCCGCAGGATATTGCCCGCATCGCCAACCTGGCCCGGCTGGAGCTCAAGCCCGACGAAAGCGAGCGCATGCTCACACAGATCAATGGCTTCTTCGGCATGGTCAAAGCAATGCAGGCGGTGGACACCACCGGCATCACCCCCATGGCCCACCCCGTTGCAGCCATCCAGGACATCACGCTGCGCCTGCGCCCCGACGTGGCCAGCGAGCCCAACCAGCGCGAACTGAACCAGCAAAGCGCCCCTGCCGTCGAGCGCGGGCTGTTCTTGGTCCCCAAAGTCATCGAGTAA
- the gatB gene encoding Asp-tRNA(Asn)/Glu-tRNA(Gln) amidotransferase subunit GatB translates to MTAPKLVQGYEVVIGFETHAQLSTQSKIFSRASVAFGAEPNTQACAVDMALPGTLPVMNIGAVERAIEFGLAINAHIAERSVFARKNYFYPDLPKGYQISQFEIPVVQGGEVSFFLEEGKETVRKTVRLERAHLEEDAGKSLHEDFIGQSGIDLNRAGTPLLEIVTQPDMRSSEEAVAYAKELHKIVTWIGICDGNMQEGSFRCDANVSVRKPGAPLGTRREIKNLNSFKFMQQAIDYEVRWQIDQIEDGHAIQQATVLFNPDTGETRAMRTKEDAADYRYFPDPDLPPLVIGRDWVARVKGEMAELPRVMAERFVRDYALPEYDATQLTQSKAIAAYFEAVAKACGQAKLASNWIMGEVSRRLNASDMAIEQAPVSAAQLAALIGRISDNTISNNAARQVFDGLWNQEGDVDALIEAKGLKQMNDSSELEKIIDEVLAANPKNVEEFKAGNAKALNGLVGPIMKASKGKANPGQVNALLMKKLGG, encoded by the coding sequence ATGACTGCACCTAAACTCGTCCAAGGCTACGAAGTCGTCATCGGCTTCGAAACCCACGCCCAACTCTCGACCCAAAGCAAAATTTTCAGCCGCGCCTCGGTGGCCTTTGGTGCCGAGCCCAACACGCAAGCCTGCGCGGTGGACATGGCCCTGCCCGGCACACTGCCGGTGATGAACATCGGCGCGGTCGAACGCGCCATTGAGTTTGGCCTGGCCATCAACGCGCACATTGCCGAGCGCAGCGTCTTTGCGCGCAAAAACTACTTCTACCCCGACCTGCCCAAGGGCTACCAAATCAGCCAGTTCGAGATCCCGGTGGTGCAAGGCGGCGAGGTGTCGTTCTTCCTGGAAGAAGGCAAAGAGACGGTGCGCAAAACCGTGCGCCTGGAGCGCGCCCACCTCGAAGAAGACGCGGGCAAATCGCTGCACGAGGATTTCATTGGCCAAAGTGGCATCGACCTCAACCGCGCTGGCACACCGCTCTTGGAAATCGTGACCCAGCCCGACATGCGCAGCAGCGAAGAAGCGGTGGCCTACGCCAAGGAGCTGCACAAGATCGTCACCTGGATCGGCATTTGCGACGGCAACATGCAAGAAGGCTCGTTCCGATGCGACGCCAACGTGTCGGTGCGCAAACCTGGGGCCCCCCTGGGCACGCGCCGCGAAATCAAGAACCTGAACAGCTTCAAGTTCATGCAGCAGGCCATCGACTACGAAGTGCGTTGGCAGATCGACCAGATCGAAGACGGCCATGCCATCCAGCAAGCCACCGTGCTTTTCAACCCCGACACGGGCGAAACCCGCGCCATGCGCACCAAGGAAGACGCCGCCGACTACCGCTATTTCCCCGACCCGGATCTGCCGCCCCTGGTGATCGGCCGTGACTGGGTCGCGCGCGTGAAAGGCGAGATGGCCGAGCTGCCCCGCGTGATGGCCGAGCGTTTTGTGCGTGACTACGCGCTGCCCGAATACGACGCCACGCAACTGACGCAAAGCAAGGCGATCGCCGCTTACTTTGAAGCTGTGGCCAAAGCCTGCGGCCAGGCCAAACTGGCCAGCAACTGGATCATGGGCGAGGTCTCACGCCGGCTCAATGCCAGCGACATGGCCATCGAGCAAGCACCGGTGAGCGCCGCACAACTGGCTGCTTTGATTGGCCGCATCAGCGACAACACCATCAGCAACAACGCGGCGCGTCAGGTGTTTGATGGCCTGTGGAATCAAGAAGGCGATGTTGACGCCCTCATCGAAGCCAAAGGCCTCAAGCAGATGAACGACAGCAGCGAGTTGGAAAAAATCATCGATGAGGTGCTGGCCGCTAACCCCAAAAACGTGGAAGAGTTCAAGGCCGGCAACGCCAAAGCCTTGAACGGTTTGGTCGGCCCCATCATGAAGGCCAGCAAGGGCAAAGCCAATCCGGGGCAAGTGAACGCACTGCTGATGAAGAAGCTGGGCGGCTAA
- the mreD gene encoding rod shape-determining protein MreD has translation MIMPAGRPLLLPANPRFIAFTVVVGLLLNMLLGLVGWRWLPDVLAIVVVFWNVYQPRRVGVVLAFVLGLALDVHESALLGQNALSYVVLSSLALAVQRRLLWFPLREQTLQIVPLFLVAALFEWATRLIVHDVWPHWSQLLAPFLQAALWPLVGALLLAPQRRAFDPDNIRPL, from the coding sequence ATGATCATGCCCGCAGGGCGCCCCTTGCTCTTGCCCGCCAACCCCCGTTTCATCGCCTTCACGGTGGTGGTGGGCTTGCTGTTGAACATGCTGTTGGGACTGGTTGGCTGGCGTTGGCTGCCCGATGTGCTGGCCATTGTGGTGGTGTTTTGGAATGTTTACCAGCCGCGGCGTGTGGGGGTGGTGTTGGCGTTTGTACTGGGTTTGGCCCTCGATGTGCACGAGTCGGCTTTGCTGGGGCAAAACGCCTTGTCCTATGTCGTGCTCAGCAGTTTGGCGCTGGCGGTTCAGCGTCGGCTGTTGTGGTTTCCATTGCGCGAACAAACTCTGCAGATCGTGCCCTTGTTTTTGGTGGCGGCCTTGTTCGAGTGGGCCACCCGCCTGATCGTTCACGATGTCTGGCCGCACTGGAGCCAGCTGCTGGCGCCATTTCTTCAGGCCGCCTTGTGGCCCTTGGTGGGGGCCTTGTTGCTCGCGCCACAGCGGCGTGCGTTTGACCCTGACAACATCCGTCCTCTTTGA
- a CDS encoding rod shape-determining protein, whose translation MFSSFRRYFSSDLAIDLGTANTLIFVRDKGIVLDEPSVVAIRHEGGPQGKKTLQAVGHEAKAMLGKVPGNIEAIRPMKDGVIADFTVTEQMLKQFIRMVHPRSTFRPSPRIIICVPCGSTQVERRAIRESALGAGASEVYLIEEPMAAAIGAGLPVSAASGSMVVDIGGGTTEVGVISLGGMVYKGSVRVGGDKFDEAIISYIRRNYGMLIGEPTAEAIKKTIGSAFPGSEVKEMEVKGRNLSEGVPRSFTISSNEILEALTDPLNQIVSAVKTALEHTPPELGADIAERGMMLTGGGALLRDLDRLLAEETGLPVLVAEDPLTCVARGCGMALERMDQLGSIFTSE comes from the coding sequence ATGTTTTCTTCTTTTCGCCGTTATTTTTCCAGTGACCTGGCCATTGACCTGGGCACCGCCAACACCCTGATTTTTGTGCGTGACAAGGGCATCGTGCTGGACGAGCCCTCGGTGGTGGCCATTCGCCACGAAGGTGGCCCCCAAGGCAAAAAGACCTTGCAGGCTGTGGGCCACGAGGCCAAGGCCATGCTGGGCAAGGTGCCCGGCAACATCGAAGCCATTCGCCCCATGAAGGACGGTGTGATCGCCGACTTCACCGTGACCGAGCAGATGCTCAAACAGTTCATCCGCATGGTGCACCCCCGCAGCACGTTCCGCCCCAGCCCCCGCATCATCATTTGCGTGCCTTGCGGCTCCACCCAGGTGGAGCGCCGCGCCATCCGCGAATCGGCCCTGGGTGCAGGCGCTTCGGAGGTGTACCTGATCGAAGAACCCATGGCCGCCGCCATTGGCGCGGGCTTGCCCGTGTCGGCCGCTTCGGGCTCCATGGTGGTGGACATCGGCGGCGGCACCACCGAGGTCGGCGTGATCTCGCTGGGCGGCATGGTTTACAAGGGCAGTGTGCGCGTGGGCGGCGACAAATTCGACGAAGCCATCATCAGCTACATCCGCCGCAACTACGGCATGCTGATCGGTGAGCCCACCGCCGAAGCCATCAAAAAGACCATCGGCTCGGCCTTTCCGGGCAGCGAAGTCAAAGAGATGGAAGTCAAGGGCCGCAACCTGTCTGAAGGCGTGCCGCGCAGCTTCACCATCAGTTCCAACGAAATCCTCGAAGCCCTGACCGATCCGCTCAACCAGATCGTGTCGGCTGTCAAAACCGCTCTTGAGCACACCCCGCCTGAGTTGGGGGCCGACATCGCCGAACGCGGCATGATGTTGACCGGTGGCGGCGCTTTGCTGCGCGACCTGGACCGTTTGCTGGCCGAAGAAACCGGCTTGCCGGTGCTGGTGGCCGAAGACCCGCTGACCTGCGTGGCCCGTGGTTGTGGCATGGCGCTTGAGCGCATGGACCAGTTGGGCAGCATCTTCACCAGCGAATAA
- a CDS encoding IclR family transcriptional regulator produces MNPESTAIPSKDSDKERAGIQSVEVGFALLDVLAQAPGPLMLRDLAAAAHMSAAKAHRYLVSFQRLGLVVQDSTSTRYELGPATLRLGLATLSRLDAVKMARERLPALIEITGHTMALAVWGNRGPTLVHWQETPLAMPVSLRLGDVMPLLSSATGRCFTAFNSHGGAAEKAGPMIEEELALARKLGRSDLPSTPAQLQAMVKETRQQGLGRVVNVLLPGISGFCAPVFDADGHLVLGVVALGSSATLDTAWDGPIAQSLRQFAQQLSADLGWRSR; encoded by the coding sequence ATGAACCCAGAGAGCACGGCCATCCCATCCAAAGACAGCGACAAGGAACGCGCCGGTATCCAATCGGTGGAGGTGGGTTTTGCGCTGCTGGATGTGTTGGCTCAAGCCCCCGGACCGTTGATGTTGCGTGACCTGGCGGCTGCGGCCCACATGAGCGCCGCCAAAGCCCACCGATATCTGGTCAGTTTCCAGCGCCTGGGTTTGGTGGTGCAAGACAGCACCAGCACACGCTACGAGCTGGGCCCAGCCACCTTGCGCTTGGGACTGGCCACCTTGTCACGGCTGGACGCCGTCAAGATGGCGCGCGAACGCTTGCCCGCATTGATCGAGATCACCGGCCACACCATGGCCCTGGCCGTCTGGGGCAACCGGGGGCCCACCCTGGTGCACTGGCAAGAGACACCTTTGGCCATGCCGGTCAGCTTGCGCTTGGGCGATGTGATGCCCCTGCTGTCATCGGCCACGGGGCGTTGCTTTACCGCCTTCAACAGCCATGGCGGCGCAGCCGAAAAAGCGGGGCCCATGATCGAAGAAGAGCTGGCATTGGCCCGCAAATTGGGTCGCAGTGACTTGCCCAGCACACCGGCGCAACTGCAGGCCATGGTGAAAGAAACCCGCCAACAAGGCTTGGGCCGCGTGGTCAACGTGCTGCTGCCCGGCATTTCCGGGTTTTGTGCACCGGTCTTTGACGCCGATGGGCACTTGGTGCTGGGCGTGGTGGCGCTGGGATCGTCGGCCACACTCGACACCGCATGGGACGGGCCAATTGCGCAAAGCTTGCGCCAATTCGCGCAGCAACTGTCGGCCGATCTGGGCTGGCGCAGCCGCTGA